A section of the Leptolyngbya iicbica LK genome encodes:
- the speA gene encoding biosynthetic arginine decarboxylase, whose product MSPTRQSSEAMLQALRSQVNADPHHAQARALWTIEDSEELYRIHGWGEPYFSINAAGHVMVAPKGDRGGSLDLYDLVTALKQRNLGLPILIRFSDILEDRIERLNACFAKAIARYRYSGVYRGVFPVKCNQQRHLVEDLVRFGQPHRFGLEAGSKPELLIALATLDNPGALLICNGYKDREYVETAMLSQRLGHTPIIVLEQLEEVPLVIEASRRLNIRPILGVRAKLSSKGIGRWGGSAGDRAKFGLAIPEVLSAVEQLKAADMLDCLQLLHFHIGSQISAISVIKDALREACQIYVELSELGAQMGYLDVGGGLGVDYDGSKTNFSASKNYSIQNYANDVVAEVQEACSARNLPVPTLISESGRAIASHQSVLVFDVLGTSDRPGLEAIEPPTEDDHALLRELYDTYAHVTIKNYQEAYHDAVQFKDEAISLFNFGYLSLTERAKVERLYWACCRRILELVRHEEYVPDDLEDLDKNLASIYYINLSVFQSMPDAWAIDQLFPIMPIHRLDEEPTNRATLADLTCDSDGKIEQFIDLRDVKSVLELHPLKEQEPYYLGLFLGGAYQEIMGNLHNLFGDTNTVHIHMTPKGYQIEHVVKGDTMTEVLSYVQYDSEDLIENIRRRSEYALQDGKITIQEAQLLLQHYEHSLNHYTYLSTD is encoded by the coding sequence ATGTCACCGACTCGGCAATCTAGCGAAGCAATGCTGCAAGCACTGCGATCTCAGGTCAATGCAGATCCCCATCATGCTCAGGCGCGGGCGCTCTGGACGATTGAAGACAGCGAAGAACTGTATCGCATTCATGGCTGGGGCGAGCCTTACTTTTCCATTAACGCGGCAGGGCATGTGATGGTCGCACCCAAGGGAGATCGCGGCGGTTCCCTCGACCTCTACGACCTGGTGACGGCACTCAAGCAGCGCAATCTGGGTTTGCCGATTCTGATCCGGTTTTCCGACATTTTGGAAGACCGGATTGAGCGGTTGAATGCCTGTTTTGCCAAAGCGATCGCCCGTTACCGCTACAGCGGCGTCTATCGCGGCGTCTTTCCGGTGAAATGTAACCAGCAGCGCCACCTGGTGGAAGATTTGGTGCGCTTTGGGCAGCCCCATCGCTTTGGTCTGGAAGCGGGTTCGAAGCCGGAACTGCTGATTGCTCTGGCGACGCTGGATAATCCCGGTGCTTTGCTGATCTGCAACGGCTACAAAGATCGGGAATATGTGGAAACCGCGATGCTCAGTCAACGGCTGGGGCACACCCCGATCATCGTGCTGGAGCAGTTGGAAGAAGTGCCCCTGGTGATCGAGGCTAGTCGGCGGCTGAATATTCGCCCTATTCTCGGGGTGCGGGCCAAGCTCAGCAGCAAAGGGATTGGCCGGTGGGGGGGCTCGGCGGGCGATCGCGCTAAGTTTGGCCTCGCCATTCCCGAAGTGCTCAGCGCGGTGGAGCAGCTCAAGGCCGCCGACATGCTGGACTGTCTGCAACTGCTGCACTTCCATATTGGTTCCCAGATTTCCGCCATCAGCGTGATCAAAGACGCCCTGCGGGAAGCCTGCCAAATTTATGTAGAACTGTCGGAACTCGGTGCCCAGATGGGCTATCTCGATGTTGGTGGCGGGCTCGGGGTGGATTATGACGGTTCTAAAACCAACTTTTCGGCGTCGAAAAACTACAGCATTCAAAACTACGCCAATGATGTAGTGGCGGAAGTGCAGGAAGCCTGTTCGGCGCGCAATCTGCCTGTGCCCACGCTGATCAGCGAAAGTGGGCGGGCGATCGCCTCCCATCAATCGGTACTGGTGTTTGACGTGTTGGGCACCAGCGATCGCCCCGGTTTAGAAGCCATTGAGCCCCCGACGGAAGACGACCACGCGCTACTGCGCGAGCTGTACGACACCTACGCCCACGTCACCATCAAAAATTACCAAGAGGCTTACCACGACGCCGTTCAGTTCAAAGACGAGGCCATCAGTCTGTTTAACTTTGGCTACTTGAGCTTGACGGAACGGGCCAAAGTCGAGCGGCTGTACTGGGCTTGCTGCCGCCGCATTTTAGAACTGGTGCGCCACGAAGAGTACGTGCCCGACGATTTGGAAGATCTGGACAAGAATCTGGCGTCGATTTACTACATCAATCTGTCGGTGTTTCAGTCCATGCCCGATGCGTGGGCGATCGACCAACTGTTTCCCATCATGCCCATCCATCGGTTGGATGAGGAGCCGACGAACCGGGCCACCCTGGCTGACCTCACCTGCGATAGCGACGGCAAAATCGAGCAGTTCATCGACTTGCGAGATGTGAAGTCAGTGCTGGAGTTGCATCCCTTGAAGGAGCAAGAGCCTTACTATCTCGGCCTATTTCTCGGCGGCGCGTATCAGGAAATCATGGGCAACCTGCACAATCTATTCGGTGACACCAACACTGTCCACATTCACATGACGCCCAAGGGCTATCAAATCGAGCACGTGGTGAAAGGCGACACCATGACGGAAGTGCTCAGTTATGTACAGTACGACTCCGAAGACCTGATCGAAAACATTCGCCGCCGTTCAGAATATGCTTTGCAAGACGGCAAAATCACCATTCAGGAGGCGCAACTGCTGCTCCAGCATTACGAGCACAGCCTGAACCATTACACTTACCTGTCTACGGATTGA
- a CDS encoding MFS transporter, producing MSSSELRPASAQVLWAKVVGLGLVQGAIALMWVIYNLYLVELLTQVGLPQTLATALLVVENLLAMVMEPLMGSLSDRFQQQLGTRFPLISLGAILAAGAFLALPIAVLGGWAAAARWILPLMLVLWALTMTIFRSPAMSLLGRYAFGTRLPQAASVLTLVGGVAGAMGPLASERILSWGPVTAFALGSVVLLVAAFVLRVTAPEAPAAVGDDLAQPATQDISIAGLALIFGAGVGVTLGFRSLMLLFSRVLNGQVPDGNPSLVLGTVFVTLALTAIPAGVLAVRLGNRRAMVLGLAALAFVSAAIAAVPNNGAAIALAILFGAAFSLVSNGTIPFALSLVPSSKAGLGTGMFFSGGAAASSLFGTVAAALKTLPVGLPSLVGIVALVLAGSCIMGAPRRLSAPVSDPVES from the coding sequence ATGTCCTCCAGTGAGTTGAGGCCCGCGTCGGCTCAAGTCTTATGGGCCAAAGTGGTGGGTCTAGGTCTAGTGCAGGGTGCGATCGCCCTCATGTGGGTGATTTACAACCTGTACTTGGTGGAACTGCTGACTCAGGTGGGGCTACCGCAGACCCTGGCGACCGCGCTGCTGGTGGTAGAAAATCTGCTGGCCATGGTGATGGAACCGCTGATGGGCAGCCTGAGCGATCGCTTTCAGCAGCAGTTGGGGACGCGGTTTCCGCTGATTAGCTTGGGGGCAATTTTGGCCGCTGGCGCGTTCCTGGCTCTGCCCATTGCGGTGCTAGGGGGTTGGGCAGCAGCAGCACGCTGGATATTGCCCCTGATGCTGGTGCTGTGGGCGCTGACCATGACCATCTTTCGCAGTCCGGCGATGTCGCTGCTGGGGCGCTACGCCTTTGGCACTCGGTTGCCTCAGGCGGCGAGTGTGTTGACCTTGGTCGGGGGCGTAGCGGGGGCCATGGGGCCACTGGCGAGTGAACGAATTCTCAGTTGGGGGCCAGTCACCGCGTTTGCGTTGGGCTCGGTGGTCTTGCTGGTGGCGGCGTTTGTTTTGCGGGTGACCGCGCCTGAGGCTCCGGCAGCGGTGGGAGATGATCTCGCTCAGCCTGCGACTCAGGATATTTCAATAGCCGGGCTGGCCTTGATCTTTGGGGCGGGCGTCGGGGTGACGCTGGGCTTTCGTTCGTTAATGCTGCTCTTTAGCCGGGTGCTCAACGGTCAAGTGCCTGACGGCAATCCGAGTTTGGTTTTGGGCACGGTCTTTGTCACGCTGGCGTTGACGGCCATTCCGGCGGGAGTGCTGGCGGTGCGCTTGGGCAATCGGCGAGCGATGGTATTGGGGTTGGCCGCTTTGGCGTTTGTGAGTGCGGCAATCGCCGCCGTGCCCAACAATGGAGCCGCGATCGCCCTGGCAATCCTGTTTGGGGCGGCGTTCAGCTTGGTTTCCAACGGCACCATTCCCTTCGCGCTGTCCTTGGTGCCTTCCTCCAAAGCGGGGCTAGGCACTGGCATGTTTTTTAGTGGCGGGGCGGCGGCTTCGTCGCTATTTGGCACTGTGGCCGCAGCTTTAAAGACGTTGCCGGTCGGCTTGCCCAGTCTGGTCGGCATCGTTGCCCTCGTGCTGGCGGGCAGTTGCATCATGGGTGCCCCCCGGCGGTTGTCGGCTCCTGTTAGCGACCCGGTGGAATCTTAG
- the phnE gene encoding phosphonate ABC transporter, permease protein PhnE, giving the protein MQDTSSLNSAQAAYSPAVRQALAQEKPFWTPWSIGGLVLAIAVLIYAGILSDLSFIELFNGIGAMVDLVVKFFPPDFTRWWNYFQATIETIAMGIWGTLLAVIVAIPLSILASENVCPPWVVFPVRRLLDAMRAINELVFALIFIVAVGLGPFAGVLALFVHTAGTLGKLFSEAIEAIEPGPVEGIRATGASKVQEVIFGVIPQVIPLWTSFTLYRFESNVRSASVLGIVGAGGIGVALYQNFRAFNYQNVCAILIILVVTVGVIDTISSRIRNRLV; this is encoded by the coding sequence ATGCAAGATACCTCCTCTCTGAATTCCGCTCAAGCGGCGTACTCACCGGCAGTGCGTCAGGCCCTAGCGCAAGAAAAACCATTCTGGACCCCCTGGAGCATCGGTGGCTTAGTGCTCGCAATTGCTGTCCTTATTTATGCGGGCATTTTGAGTGACTTGAGTTTCATCGAGTTGTTCAATGGCATTGGGGCCATGGTCGATTTGGTCGTCAAGTTTTTTCCGCCCGATTTCACCCGCTGGTGGAATTATTTTCAGGCCACGATTGAAACCATTGCGATGGGCATTTGGGGCACTCTGCTGGCGGTCATTGTGGCGATTCCCTTATCGATTTTGGCCTCAGAGAATGTTTGTCCCCCTTGGGTGGTGTTTCCTGTGCGGCGATTGCTGGATGCCATGCGGGCCATCAACGAGCTGGTGTTTGCGCTGATTTTTATCGTCGCAGTGGGCTTAGGGCCGTTTGCGGGGGTGCTGGCGCTGTTTGTGCACACGGCGGGGACGCTGGGGAAGCTTTTTTCCGAAGCGATCGAAGCGATCGAGCCGGGTCCGGTTGAGGGCATTCGCGCCACCGGGGCGAGCAAAGTGCAAGAGGTGATCTTCGGCGTCATTCCTCAGGTCATTCCTCTATGGACTTCATTCACCCTGTACCGCTTTGAGTCCAATGTGCGATCGGCGTCGGTGCTCGGCATCGTGGGTGCCGGTGGCATCGGGGTGGCTCTGTATCAAAACTTCCGCGCCTTTAATTATCAGAACGTTTGCGCGATTTTGATCATTCTAGTGGTGACGGTTGGCGTCATTGATACCATCTCCTCTCGCATTCGCAACCGCCTCGTGTAG
- a CDS encoding sulfite exporter TauE/SafE family protein — MGLELALFLLLGLGVGTLSGLIGIGGGVLITPALVYLFGFSQHYAQGTTLALLVPPIGLLGAWTYFQQGYVDVRAAIFICLGFVFGGLIGAKFAVDLPEQFLRQAFGTAMILLGIKMLIP, encoded by the coding sequence ATGGGTTTAGAACTAGCGCTGTTTCTCCTATTGGGGCTCGGTGTCGGGACGCTCAGTGGTCTTATTGGCATCGGTGGTGGGGTCCTGATCACCCCCGCTCTGGTTTACCTGTTTGGGTTTTCGCAACACTACGCCCAGGGCACCACGCTAGCCCTCTTAGTGCCGCCGATTGGGTTGCTGGGCGCGTGGACCTACTTCCAACAGGGATATGTGGATGTGCGAGCGGCGATCTTCATTTGCCTCGGGTTTGTCTTTGGTGGCTTAATTGGCGCGAAATTTGCCGTTGACTTGCCAGAGCAGTTTTTAAGACAGGCGTTTGGCACTGCCATGATTTTGTTAGGCATCAAAATGTTGATTCCTTAG
- a CDS encoding aspartate aminotransferase family protein: MVLIGGNAQTTSTALPVNPVLEKAETTLIRYGGAFSSFVAHRAEGSFIYDRSGRRMLDFTSGQMSAILGHSHPDIVETVSQSIGTLAHLFSGMLSEPVVDLAEALTALTPTGLDRVMFLSTGAESNEAALKMARLATGGHEVVSFAQSWHGMTGGAAAATYSAARRGYGPMGVGGMAIMAPNFYRPTFGSAAEYDWQAELDYGFELVDRQSTGALAAFIAEPILSAGGILDLPVGYLQALKAHCEARGMMLIIDEAQTGLGRTGEMFAFARDAIVPDFLTLSKTLGAGLPLSAVLTSAEIEEKCHERGFVFYTTHVSDPLPAAIGLTVLEVLLRDQLVQRAESAGRQLRQGLEALRAEFDCVGDVRGRGLLLGLEIVRDKESKAAAPELGDRITQNALDRGLSMNIVNLPGMGGIFRIAPPLTVSDQEIELGVSILRDAIVDALKSMSAAQN; this comes from the coding sequence ATGGTCTTAATTGGTGGCAATGCTCAAACGACAAGCACCGCTCTGCCCGTCAACCCCGTGCTAGAGAAGGCTGAAACGACGCTCATTCGTTATGGCGGGGCCTTCTCCAGCTTTGTGGCTCACCGCGCCGAAGGCTCGTTTATTTACGATCGCAGCGGCCGCCGTATGCTCGACTTTACCTCTGGTCAAATGAGCGCCATTTTGGGGCACAGCCACCCCGACATTGTTGAGACGGTCAGCCAGTCGATTGGGACGCTGGCGCATCTGTTTAGCGGCATGTTGTCAGAACCCGTGGTGGATCTGGCTGAAGCCCTCACCGCCCTCACCCCGACCGGTCTTGATCGAGTGATGTTTTTGAGCACGGGTGCAGAGTCGAACGAAGCGGCGCTGAAGATGGCGCGACTAGCCACCGGGGGGCACGAAGTCGTGAGTTTTGCTCAATCCTGGCACGGCATGACTGGGGGAGCCGCCGCCGCCACCTATTCAGCGGCGCGGCGCGGTTACGGCCCCATGGGTGTGGGCGGCATGGCGATTATGGCCCCCAATTTTTATCGCCCGACCTTTGGTTCAGCGGCTGAATATGACTGGCAAGCAGAGCTGGACTACGGTTTTGAGCTGGTCGATCGCCAATCGACTGGCGCGCTGGCCGCCTTTATCGCTGAGCCGATTCTCAGTGCGGGGGGCATTCTCGATTTGCCAGTGGGCTATCTGCAAGCCCTCAAAGCCCACTGCGAGGCCAGGGGCATGATGCTGATCATCGACGAAGCCCAAACCGGACTCGGTCGCACTGGGGAAATGTTTGCGTTTGCGAGAGATGCGATCGTGCCGGATTTTCTCACCCTTTCAAAAACCTTGGGAGCCGGATTGCCCCTGTCGGCCGTGCTCACCTCGGCAGAGATTGAGGAAAAATGTCATGAACGGGGCTTTGTGTTTTACACCACCCACGTTTCGGACCCGCTGCCCGCAGCGATCGGACTAACGGTGTTGGAGGTGCTGCTCCGTGATCAGTTGGTGCAGCGAGCTGAGAGCGCGGGCCGCCAGCTCCGACAGGGACTCGAAGCGCTCCGAGCGGAGTTTGACTGTGTGGGCGATGTACGGGGGCGTGGCCTGTTGCTGGGTCTGGAAATTGTGCGCGACAAAGAGAGCAAGGCGGCGGCCCCCGAGTTGGGCGATCGCATTACGCAAAACGCTCTGGATCGAGGCTTGAGCATGAATATCGTCAACCTACCGGGCATGGGCGGCATCTTTCGTATTGCGCCACCGCTGACGGTTTCGGATCAGGAAATCGAGTTGGGCGTATCGATTTTGCGCGATGCGATCGTTGACGCCTTAAAGAGCATGAGTGCCGCTCAAAATTAG
- a CDS encoding DNA alkylation repair protein produces the protein MTPYLDAIQHLYSAQADPEAAVPMKKYMRNQFEFLGIKTPATKALFKQLVANHGLPPLDQLDAIVRTLWSWPEREYQYLALNFLDKYQKQLTPDWVPLLEYLVTTKSWWDTVDAIANHNVGKLLQKYPEIRDRTLTPWRQSDHIWLRRTTILFQLGYKAETDVPLLWAIVAENQASDEFFIQKAIGWALREYSKTDADAVKALVAATQLAPLSRREALKWLNRKAQ, from the coding sequence ATGACACCCTATCTCGACGCCATTCAACACCTGTATAGCGCCCAAGCGGATCCTGAAGCAGCGGTGCCGATGAAAAAATACATGCGCAACCAATTCGAGTTTTTAGGCATTAAAACTCCGGCAACAAAAGCGCTCTTCAAACAGTTGGTGGCAAATCACGGTTTACCCCCACTCGACCAACTCGACGCCATCGTCCGAACGCTGTGGAGCTGGCCCGAACGCGAATATCAGTACCTCGCCCTCAACTTTTTAGATAAGTACCAGAAGCAGCTGACGCCCGACTGGGTGCCGCTGCTGGAATATTTGGTGACGACTAAATCCTGGTGGGATACGGTGGATGCCATCGCCAACCATAACGTGGGCAAGCTGTTACAGAAATATCCGGAAATCCGCGATCGCACCCTCACCCCCTGGCGACAATCTGACCACATTTGGCTACGGCGCACGACCATCCTCTTTCAACTCGGTTATAAAGCCGAGACAGATGTGCCGCTGCTGTGGGCGATTGTGGCGGAAAATCAGGCCTCCGATGAGTTCTTTATTCAAAAGGCGATCGGCTGGGCCTTGCGTGAATATTCCAAAACCGATGCCGATGCCGTCAAAGCGCTAGTGGCAGCCACCCAACTCGCGCCACTGAGTCGGCGCGAAGCCCTGAAATGGCTGAACCGAAAAGCACAATAG
- a CDS encoding tetratricopeptide repeat protein, with product MPSSPSPKNFQDILRQRQQSSFVGRKDQLDLFRQNLTYSPEDARRYFVFNPWGQGGVGKTTLLRQFREIARSQGGITAYIDEGERDIPGVMARFARDLAQQGYELPEFSKRYRLYRQKQEELEADPEAPQGFSALIGRTMAKTAVKLGRQVPGAGVAFDLVDEEAVATQAGEWATFVAKKLGNKDEVHLIRDPVAVLTPLFLQDWGRVASQVDVVLIFDTYERTGEFLDDWLRDVLQGSYGEVPINFLWVMAGREELNRNRWATYEGIMIRLPLEPFSEAEAQQYLASKGVTDPGTVAMILNLSGCLPLLVATLAEGTPDHPDQVGDASDTAVARFLKWESDPQRRQVALDAALPRSLNQDIIAQLRPDDGADELFVWLKQKPFVRERTDGWAYHDVVRAQMLRHKRLTSPQSWAYLHGKLADYYQAQCGALALEENDRYTDLTWQVHQLNGMYHRLCQAPQKQLPIVLNEFLVALKNKRTFAERWADVMVQAGKDSEMTAIEYWGHQLAGGLKAYSKDRYDKTLAMFTALINCREIAPQWQPIAFGWRGKTYRLMELYENALDDFNRAIELDPEYQWAMTERSLTHWITGSYEKALQDSNRAIQLNPEYDWAIANRGKTYQLMKRYEKALQDFTRVIELDSKFELVLAERGKTYQLMKRYEEALQDFTRAIELNPEYQWAIAQRGQTYRYMERYEEALQDFTRAIELNPEYQWAIAHRGQTYRLMARYEESLQDFTRAIELNPEYQWAIAQRGQTYRYMERYEDALQDFTRVIELVPKYDWAIAQRGQTYQLMERYEEALQDFTRAIELVPKYDWAIAHRGQTYQLMERYDEALQDFTRAIELVPKYDWAIAHRGKTYQLMERYDEALQDFTRAIELDPKYDWAIANCCLTYLLSGQYHEAIENCNLALELDSKNPHCLLIRGTVYKVLQQLEFAEADFSAAIQLTQAEYEKDPSDGHNIFPLALCHLAAGNEEQAKRYYRDALHCQASRQSIQDAIQDLKTFLKIFPDHRLARQARQVLQKALQNRSG from the coding sequence ATGCCATCCTCCCCCTCCCCAAAAAACTTTCAAGACATTCTCAGGCAACGGCAGCAATCTAGTTTCGTAGGGCGAAAGGATCAGCTCGATTTATTCCGGCAAAATCTGACCTATTCGCCGGAGGATGCCCGACGATACTTTGTGTTTAATCCTTGGGGACAAGGGGGAGTGGGCAAAACCACCCTCTTGAGACAGTTTCGAGAGATTGCCCGCAGTCAGGGCGGTATTACGGCCTACATCGATGAGGGGGAGCGCGATATTCCAGGAGTGATGGCTCGCTTTGCCCGTGATCTGGCGCAGCAGGGGTATGAATTGCCAGAATTTAGCAAGCGCTATCGCCTTTATCGCCAAAAGCAGGAAGAGTTAGAAGCTGATCCCGAAGCGCCCCAAGGATTTTCTGCCTTGATTGGGCGCACCATGGCAAAAACGGCGGTGAAATTGGGACGTCAGGTGCCGGGGGCGGGGGTCGCCTTTGACCTGGTGGATGAAGAGGCGGTCGCGACTCAAGCGGGGGAATGGGCAACCTTTGTGGCGAAGAAACTGGGCAACAAGGATGAAGTCCATTTGATTCGAGACCCGGTGGCGGTGCTCACGCCGCTGTTTTTGCAAGACTGGGGTCGGGTAGCATCACAAGTCGATGTGGTGCTGATATTTGATACCTATGAGCGCACGGGCGAGTTTTTGGATGATTGGCTGCGGGATGTGTTGCAAGGTAGCTATGGTGAGGTGCCGATCAACTTTTTGTGGGTGATGGCGGGGCGAGAAGAGCTAAATCGCAATCGCTGGGCGACTTATGAAGGCATCATGATCCGCTTGCCACTAGAACCGTTTTCCGAGGCGGAAGCTCAGCAGTATTTAGCGAGCAAGGGTGTCACCGATCCCGGCACGGTGGCGATGATTTTAAATTTGTCGGGATGTTTACCGCTGCTGGTTGCCACACTGGCGGAAGGGACCCCTGATCACCCTGATCAGGTCGGTGATGCGAGCGATACGGCAGTCGCTCGGTTTCTGAAGTGGGAGAGTGACCCGCAACGACGACAAGTGGCTCTGGATGCAGCGCTGCCGCGATCACTCAACCAAGATATTATTGCCCAATTGCGTCCTGATGATGGAGCAGATGAACTATTTGTTTGGCTGAAGCAAAAACCCTTTGTACGAGAACGCACGGATGGCTGGGCGTATCACGATGTAGTGAGAGCGCAAATGCTGCGCCATAAGCGACTAACCTCGCCCCAAAGCTGGGCTTATTTGCATGGCAAGCTGGCAGATTATTACCAGGCGCAATGCGGTGCCCTGGCATTGGAAGAAAACGATCGATACACGGATCTGACATGGCAAGTTCATCAGTTGAACGGGATGTATCACCGCCTATGTCAAGCGCCACAAAAGCAATTGCCCATTGTGCTGAACGAGTTTTTGGTGGCTCTGAAGAACAAACGGACATTTGCTGAGCGATGGGCTGACGTCATGGTCCAGGCCGGTAAAGACAGTGAGATGACCGCAATTGAGTACTGGGGCCACCAATTGGCTGGGGGCTTAAAAGCCTACAGTAAAGATCGTTATGACAAAACCCTCGCAATGTTTACCGCATTAATAAACTGTCGTGAAATTGCCCCACAATGGCAGCCAATTGCTTTTGGATGGCGTGGCAAAACTTACCGATTGATGGAGCTGTATGAGAACGCATTAGACGACTTTAATCGCGCTATTGAGCTTGACCCAGAATATCAATGGGCAATGACTGAAAGAAGTCTCACTCATTGGATAACAGGGAGTTACGAAAAGGCACTGCAAGACTCTAACCGGGCAATTCAGCTTAATCCTGAATACGATTGGGCAATTGCAAACCGAGGTAAAACTTACCAGTTGATGAAGCGGTATGAAAAGGCACTGCAAGACTTCACTCGCGTCATTGAACTTGACTCCAAGTTTGAATTAGTTCTTGCAGAAAGAGGCAAAACCTATCAGTTGATGAAGCGGTATGAAGAGGCACTGCAGGACTTCACTCGCGCCATTGAACTGAACCCAGAATATCAATGGGCGATCGCCCAACGCGGTCAAACTTATCGGTACATGGAGCGGTATGAAGAGGCGCTGCAGGACTTCACTCGCGCCATTGAACTGAACCCAGAATATCAATGGGCGATTGCCCATCGCGGTCAAACCTATCGATTAATGGCGCGATATGAAGAGTCGCTGCAGGACTTCACTCGCGCCATTGAACTGAACCCAGAATATCAATGGGCGATCGCCCAACGCGGTCAAACTTATCGGTACATGGAGCGGTATGAAGATGCGCTGCAGGACTTCACTCGCGTCATTGAACTTGTCCCTAAATATGACTGGGCAATTGCCCAACGCGGTCAAACCTATCAGTTAATGGAGCGGTATGAGGAGGCGCTGCAGGACTTCACTCGCGCCATTGAACTTGTCCCCAAATATGACTGGGCGATCGCTCATCGCGGTCAAACTTATCAGTTAATGGAACGATATGACGAAGCTCTGCAAGACTTTACTCGGGCCATTGAACTTGTCCCCAAATATGACTGGGCAATTGCCCATCGCGGTAAAACTTATCAGTTAATGGAACGATATGACGAAGCCCTGCAAGACTTTACTCGGGCCATTGAACTTGACCCCAAATATGACTGGGCGATCGCCAATTGCTGCCTGACCTACTTACTTTCAGGGCAATATCACGAAGCAATAGAAAATTGTAATCTTGCTCTTGAATTAGACAGTAAGAACCCTCACTGTTTACTTATTAGAGGCACTGTATACAAAGTCCTTCAACAGTTGGAGTTTGCTGAAGCAGACTTTTCTGCAGCAATTCAATTAACTCAAGCAGAGTATGAAAAGGATCCTAGCGATGGGCACAACATATTCCCGCTGGCGCTGTGTCATCTGGCCGCAGGAAATGAAGAGCAGGCTAAGCGCTATTACCGAGACGCTCTACACTGCCAGGCCAGTCGCCAGAGCATTCAAGATGCCATTCAAGACCTTAAGACCTTTCTGAAGATATTTCCCGATCATCGGTTAGCCCGCCAAGCCCGCCAAGTACTGCAAAAAGCTTTGCAAAATCGAAGTGGATAG
- a CDS encoding biotin--[acetyl-CoA-carboxylase] ligase translates to MLDAQRITQALTGSAAELGLQAEVASLRPDFQLHLYEQLPSTNETAWQLIDQGSGAGTVVIAARQTAGRGQWGRTWVSPPGGLYLSLVLEPELPLPQSFLLTLTSAWGIATSLTNLGAPIQIKWPNDLVSQQRKVGGILTESRLVKSPTAGDAPQLQQVVVGVGLNWDNPLPDNAISVRELWPEPSVPRVKTLEALAAIALRGILQGLYYWQQQGNAAFVNAYTQKLAHQGKTVTVDGHTARVEGVSLQGELIVSVQHEGKNFVRSLKPGEIRLGYNY, encoded by the coding sequence ATGCTCGATGCTCAACGCATAACCCAGGCACTCACGGGCTCCGCCGCTGAGTTGGGTCTGCAGGCTGAAGTCGCCTCCCTCCGGCCAGACTTTCAGCTCCATCTTTACGAACAATTGCCCTCAACCAATGAAACCGCCTGGCAACTCATTGACCAGGGCAGCGGCGCGGGCACCGTCGTCATCGCCGCCAGGCAAACAGCAGGGCGGGGGCAATGGGGCCGCACTTGGGTATCGCCGCCAGGGGGCCTTTACCTGTCTCTCGTGTTGGAACCGGAGTTGCCCCTACCCCAAAGTTTTCTGCTGACGTTGACGAGTGCCTGGGGCATCGCCACCAGTTTGACGAATTTGGGCGCGCCGATCCAAATCAAGTGGCCTAACGATCTCGTGAGTCAGCAGCGAAAGGTGGGCGGCATTTTAACCGAGAGTCGGTTAGTCAAATCCCCCACGGCGGGCGATGCCCCGCAATTGCAGCAAGTCGTGGTCGGCGTGGGCCTGAATTGGGATAACCCCTTGCCAGACAACGCGATTTCTGTGCGCGAGCTGTGGCCTGAGCCATCCGTGCCCAGGGTAAAAACGCTGGAAGCACTGGCCGCGATCGCGCTGCGGGGCATCTTGCAAGGACTGTATTACTGGCAGCAGCAAGGCAACGCCGCTTTCGTAAACGCCTACACCCAAAAACTGGCCCATCAAGGAAAAACAGTTACAGTGGACGGGCACACTGCTAGGGTCGAGGGCGTCTCTTTACAGGGTGAATTGATCGTGAGTGTGCAACACGAGGGTAAAAACTTCGTTCGATCTTTAAAGCCAGGTGAGATTCGCCTAGGCTACAATTACTGA
- a CDS encoding DUF2811 domain-containing protein, producing the protein MVSLLVEVPEELHESLQCYLDSHPAWNQQRAFCAALSLFLMQNGNCDRRVNRIYLDTLFDFAA; encoded by the coding sequence ATGGTTAGCTTGTTAGTGGAAGTCCCAGAAGAACTCCACGAATCGCTTCAGTGTTATCTCGATTCTCATCCGGCCTGGAATCAGCAACGGGCGTTCTGCGCTGCGTTATCGCTTTTCCTGATGCAGAATGGCAACTGCGATCGCCGCGTTAATCGTATCTATCTCGATACGCTGTTTGACTTCGCGGCTTAA